One genomic window of Anabaena sphaerica FACHB-251 includes the following:
- a CDS encoding Uma2 family endonuclease, giving the protein MVQQLTPHTAPEIIYPDSDGQPMADNTKQFRWIVTIKENLEILFASRDDVFVAGNLLWYPVEGSVKTRQAPDVMVVFGRPKGDRGSYKQWLENNIPPQVVFEILSPGNRTQEMINKSLFYQRYGVDEYYVYDPDTLELSGFLRSQDSFAAIEEINGWVSPSLGISFQLTPDTLEIYYPDGRKFLTSVELDQRAEREYERAEQERQEKEAAVQQYQELLAKLQAKGVDIDNL; this is encoded by the coding sequence ATGGTACAGCAACTCACACCCCACACCGCACCAGAAATCATCTACCCTGACAGCGACGGACAACCAATGGCAGATAATACTAAACAATTTCGCTGGATTGTTACTATTAAAGAAAATTTAGAAATCTTATTTGCATCACGGGATGATGTCTTTGTCGCTGGAAATCTTTTATGGTATCCGGTAGAAGGCAGTGTTAAAACTCGCCAAGCACCCGATGTGATGGTTGTCTTTGGTAGACCAAAAGGTGATAGAGGTTCCTATAAGCAATGGCTAGAAAATAATATTCCCCCACAGGTAGTATTTGAAATTTTATCGCCTGGAAACCGCACTCAAGAAATGATTAATAAATCACTTTTTTATCAACGTTATGGAGTAGATGAATATTACGTTTATGACCCCGATACATTAGAATTATCCGGCTTTTTGCGTTCTCAAGATTCTTTTGCAGCTATTGAAGAAATCAATGGTTGGGTAAGTCCATCCTTGGGTATATCTTTTCAACTTACTCCAGATACTTTAGAAATTTATTATCCTGATGGACGGAAATTTCTGACATCTGTGGAACTTGATCAACGTGCTGAACGAGAATATGAACGTGCTGAACAAGAACGGCAAGAAAAAGAAGCAGCAGTTCAGCAGTATCAAGAATTATTAGCCAAATTGCAAGCCAAAGGAGTTGATATAGACAATTTGTAA
- a CDS encoding 1-acyl-sn-glycerol-3-phosphate acyltransferase: protein MYQAQPPLEFIPPAFNPLLLKFVHLFLPDWIRWKTQISQIEAENVEVLAELYSQFQTGNIRFMLAFRHPKTDDPLCLTYLFSQLVPKAAKQEKITIQHPIHAHFIYDRGIPLWAGKHIGWLASNLGGTPIQRGKADWTGLRSARDLYINGKFPMAAAPEGATNGLSEIVSPLEPGIAQMGFWCAEDLQKAGRNEEVLIVPIGLKYSYVNEPWGAIANLLTELEAASGLNVKSANNATSFDVLYSRLLTLSEHLLSIMEKFYTRFYHQTLPDEKITNGEITDRNEALAYRLQSVMNVALFIAEQYFDLPSRGNWNDRCRRLEQAGWNYIFREDFKDIKSLAPIEKSLGDRIAEEAYFRMWHMRLVESFVAVSGTYIREKPTVERFAETTLLLWDMVNKIKGNNPLNRPELGQQKVKITVGKPISVSERYLTYKASRVDARQAVAELTSDLQQVLEGLVT, encoded by the coding sequence ATGTATCAAGCACAACCACCGCTAGAATTTATCCCCCCAGCGTTTAACCCGTTGTTGTTGAAATTTGTGCATCTGTTCTTACCGGACTGGATACGCTGGAAAACTCAGATTAGCCAAATTGAAGCAGAAAATGTGGAAGTTTTAGCGGAGCTTTATAGTCAGTTTCAAACAGGTAATATCCGCTTTATGTTGGCGTTTCGGCATCCGAAAACGGATGATCCTCTGTGTTTAACTTACTTGTTTTCCCAACTTGTGCCAAAGGCAGCAAAACAGGAAAAAATAACCATACAGCATCCAATTCATGCCCATTTTATCTATGATCGAGGGATTCCTCTTTGGGCGGGTAAACATATTGGTTGGCTTGCTTCTAATTTAGGTGGTACTCCTATTCAACGGGGTAAAGCTGACTGGACTGGGTTGCGTTCTGCACGGGATTTGTATATTAATGGTAAGTTCCCAATGGCTGCTGCTCCAGAAGGTGCAACTAATGGTTTGTCAGAAATTGTTAGCCCTTTAGAACCAGGTATTGCACAAATGGGTTTTTGGTGTGCGGAAGATTTGCAGAAAGCAGGCAGAAATGAGGAGGTTTTAATTGTACCTATTGGGCTGAAATATAGTTATGTTAACGAACCTTGGGGAGCGATCGCCAATTTATTAACTGAATTAGAAGCTGCTAGTGGTTTAAATGTCAAATCAGCCAATAATGCCACTTCCTTTGATGTGCTTTATTCCCGCTTATTGACTTTATCAGAACATTTATTATCGATAATGGAGAAATTCTACACTCGTTTCTATCATCAAACACTGCCAGATGAAAAAATTACCAATGGGGAAATTACAGACAGAAATGAAGCTTTAGCTTATCGGTTACAATCTGTGATGAATGTGGCGTTATTCATTGCTGAACAATATTTTGATTTACCATCTAGGGGCAATTGGAATGATAGATGTAGACGATTAGAACAAGCAGGATGGAATTATATATTTAGAGAAGATTTTAAAGATATTAAATCATTAGCACCCATTGAGAAAAGTTTAGGGGATAGAATCGCCGAAGAAGCATATTTTCGGATGTGGCACATGAGGTTAGTAGAAAGTTTTGTGGCCGTTTCTGGTACTTATATCCGCGAAAAACCAACAGTAGAAAGATTTGCAGAAACGACTTTACTTTTATGGGATATGGTCAATAAAATTAAAGGTAATAATCCTTTAAATCGTCCAGAGTTGGGTCAACAAAAAGTCAAAATTACTGTAGGCAAACCAATATCTGTTTCTGAACGTTATCTAACTTATAAAGCTAGTCGAGTGGATGCCAGACAAGCGGTGGCTGAGTTAACAAGTGATTTACAGCAGGTTTTGGAAGGGTTAGTTACTTAG
- a CDS encoding AAA family ATPase yields MRVKLLKIQSFRGIGDLTIDFDEIEPTVFIGINGVGKSSIFDCLAILLSRFSSAIQYSTSSGRLFTEEDVKNGKNETHWKVFIYK; encoded by the coding sequence ATGAGAGTTAAGCTGCTAAAAATACAATCGTTTCGTGGTATTGGTGATTTAACGATAGATTTTGATGAAATAGAACCTACAGTATTTATTGGTATTAATGGTGTGGGTAAATCAAGTATTTTTGATTGTTTAGCTATTTTATTGTCACGCTTTTCTAGTGCGATTCAATACTCAACCTCTTCAGGAAGATTGTTTACAGAAGAAGACGTGAAAAATGGCAAAAATGAAACTCATTGGAAAGTTTTTATTTATAAATAG
- a CDS encoding bifunctional serine/threonine-protein kinase/formylglycine-generating enzyme family protein, translating into MLLSGRYEIIEVLATGGFGITYKATDTQKPSQPICVVKELLPQHHNTFRVDFFDKEARILEILGTHSQIPCLFAYFEEKQKFYIVQEFIQGQCLDQEIIPGKRLSEGYVSKLLYDVLEVLAFVHWQQVIHRDIKPQNLIRRQQDGKVCLIDFGIVKEIASQVIDSRGSVQSSLMAGTLGYMPAEQLRGKTVFASDIYALGITAIQALTGLRSQDLEEDPQTAELLWEKEAQVSANLAAFLTKMVRRHHSLRYQNAQAALEDFKKLTASLPTAILSSPVTALPAKDVYYQEAATLALKGNGQFSPVMLKILETKRLELGLSEQEAREIREAVLQPYRKYQVRQQQAKQIPPTQQSIHTIAPKSYVNRKIYKAESQQLPEVENKSVAKPLTSSIVKTQLFEFETAQLILKHRFFGLGTTWEIQRSKKTAELFLEDLENGIVLELVAVPGGTFLMGSPENEIESADRGSPQHQVTIKPFLLGKYPVTQAQWQAVSSLPKIKTDLYANPSHFKGANRPVEKVSWHDAQEFCARLSQKTGKLYRLPSESEWEYACRAGTTTPFYFGDTINTDLVNYNAEYVYGNGQKGIYRKETTNVGTFPANAFGLHDMHGNVWEWCEDGWYDNYIGASTDGSARLSSSDNHPRRVLRGGSWSYRPVYCRSAYRVNYPAISRDYNHGFRIACSATWS; encoded by the coding sequence ATGCTGCTAAGTGGACGTTACGAAATAATCGAAGTATTAGCAACTGGTGGTTTTGGCATTACCTATAAAGCCACAGATACCCAAAAACCCAGTCAACCTATATGTGTGGTGAAGGAACTCCTACCTCAACACCATAATACTTTCCGTGTGGATTTTTTTGATAAGGAAGCGAGAATTTTGGAAATCTTGGGTACACATTCCCAAATTCCTTGCTTATTCGCTTATTTTGAAGAAAAGCAAAAATTTTATATTGTGCAAGAATTTATTCAGGGACAGTGTTTAGACCAAGAAATTATTCCTGGTAAGCGACTAAGTGAAGGTTATGTCAGTAAATTATTGTACGATGTTTTAGAAGTTTTAGCTTTTGTTCACTGGCAACAGGTTATTCACCGTGATATCAAACCGCAAAACCTCATCCGCAGACAGCAAGATGGTAAAGTTTGTTTAATTGACTTCGGCATAGTCAAAGAAATAGCTTCCCAAGTAATAGACAGTCGTGGTAGTGTGCAGAGTTCACTTATGGCAGGGACTCTTGGTTATATGCCAGCAGAACAACTCAGGGGTAAAACAGTTTTTGCTAGTGATATTTATGCCTTGGGAATAACCGCTATTCAAGCTTTAACAGGGTTGCGTTCTCAAGACCTTGAAGAAGATCCACAAACAGCAGAGTTATTATGGGAAAAGGAAGCACAGGTCAGTGCTAATTTAGCTGCATTTTTAACAAAAATGGTGCGTCGTCATCATAGCTTACGTTATCAAAATGCTCAAGCAGCTTTAGAGGATTTCAAAAAACTAACTGCCTCTCTACCTACAGCCATTCTATCATCTCCCGTTACCGCCCTTCCTGCTAAAGATGTCTATTATCAAGAAGCAGCTACTCTAGCTTTAAAAGGTAACGGACAATTTTCTCCTGTAATGTTGAAAATATTGGAAACGAAAAGACTTGAATTAGGTTTATCTGAACAAGAAGCGCGGGAAATTAGGGAAGCAGTTTTACAACCCTACCGAAAGTATCAAGTTCGACAACAACAGGCAAAACAAATACCTCCAACTCAGCAATCAATTCACACAATAGCGCCGAAAAGCTATGTTAATAGAAAAATCTATAAAGCTGAATCTCAACAACTACCAGAAGTAGAAAATAAATCAGTTGCTAAACCACTAACTTCATCTATTGTTAAAACTCAATTATTTGAATTTGAAACAGCCCAATTGATTTTAAAGCATAGATTTTTTGGTTTAGGAACGACTTGGGAAATTCAACGCAGCAAGAAAACAGCAGAGTTATTTTTAGAAGACTTAGAAAATGGCATAGTTTTAGAATTAGTTGCTGTTCCTGGTGGTACTTTTTTGATGGGTTCACCCGAAAATGAAATAGAAAGTGCAGATAGAGGCAGTCCTCAACATCAAGTTACTATTAAACCTTTTTTACTAGGCAAATATCCTGTCACCCAAGCACAATGGCAAGCGGTTTCTAGTTTACCAAAGATTAAAACTGATTTGTACGCAAACCCATCTCATTTTAAAGGTGCTAACCGACCTGTGGAAAAGGTATCATGGCATGATGCACAGGAATTTTGTGCTAGATTATCACAGAAAACAGGTAAATTATATCGTTTACCAAGTGAATCTGAATGGGAATATGCTTGTCGTGCAGGAACAACTACACCTTTTTATTTTGGTGATACCATTAACACTGATTTAGTAAATTATAATGCTGAATATGTTTATGGTAATGGACAAAAAGGTATTTATCGCAAAGAAACAACAAATGTGGGAACTTTTCCTGCTAATGCTTTCGGTTTACACGATATGCACGGTAATGTCTGGGAATGGTGCGAAGATGGCTGGTATGATAATTACATAGGTGCGTCAACCGATGGAAGTGCGCGGTTGAGCAGCAGTGATAATCACCCTCGTCGTGTGTTGCGCGGTGGTTCTTGGTCTTATCGTCCAGTCTACTGCCGTTCTGCCTATCGCGTCAATTATCCAGCGATTAGTAGAGACTACAATCACGGCTTTCGTATTGCTTGTTCTGCTACATGGAGTTAA
- a CDS encoding ACP phosphodiesterase produces MNWLAHLLLSEANVEMQLGNILADIVKGTARQELNSNIQRGIQCHQIIDRFTDSHIIVQRSKQRIDANYRRFAGVIVDIFYDHFLAKNWSNYATISLDEFTSEIYRSFQAYPGEIPAIVRQVISRVAAEDWLGSYRYIDGVENSLLRISQRLYRRFHREFLLNHAISELRNHYDEFEQDFQEFFPELRLYVQNWCQ; encoded by the coding sequence ATGAACTGGCTGGCTCACCTTCTATTATCGGAAGCAAACGTGGAAATGCAGTTAGGTAATATCCTAGCTGATATTGTTAAAGGGACGGCTCGCCAGGAATTAAACTCTAATATTCAGCGAGGAATCCAGTGTCATCAAATCATTGACAGATTTACAGATAGTCACATAATTGTCCAACGCAGTAAACAGCGTATTGACGCAAACTACCGACGCTTTGCTGGGGTAATTGTAGATATTTTTTATGACCACTTTTTAGCTAAGAATTGGTCAAATTATGCAACTATTTCTCTCGATGAATTTACATCTGAGATATACAGATCATTTCAAGCATATCCAGGTGAAATACCTGCAATAGTCCGTCAAGTAATTAGTCGCGTTGCTGCTGAAGATTGGTTAGGCTCTTATCGTTATATTGATGGTGTTGAAAATTCCCTGTTGAGAATATCCCAACGGTTATATAGGCGTTTCCATAGAGAATTTTTGTTAAACCATGCTATCAGCGAACTAAGAAACCACTATGATGAATTTGAGCAAGACTTTCAAGAGTTTTTTCCTGAATTACGTTTGTATGTGCAGAATTGGTGCCAATAA
- a CDS encoding tetratricopeptide repeat protein, giving the protein MFFTNSLENQLQRWNETIRSQPNNPNAYIRRGMVYFQLAKIEESIQDFDTAEKLDSRLTPYLWQRGLSYYYAARFAEGAKQFEIDLTVNAQDVEETVWRYLCTARLSGVTEARNSLLPVKNDPRKIMRSVYDLFAGNCTTDDVLNVGKLGGLKGNFYNHLYLGLYFESEGNLELAQEYIVKAADNYKIDDYMWYLAVVHKQVRGWV; this is encoded by the coding sequence ATGTTTTTTACCAATTCTTTAGAAAATCAACTCCAACGCTGGAATGAAACTATTCGCAGTCAACCGAATAACCCTAATGCTTACATTCGTAGGGGAATGGTTTATTTTCAATTAGCTAAAATTGAGGAATCAATTCAAGATTTTGATACCGCAGAAAAGTTAGATTCTAGACTCACACCCTATCTATGGCAACGGGGTTTATCTTATTATTATGCAGCGCGATTTGCTGAGGGTGCTAAACAGTTTGAAATAGATTTAACTGTCAATGCACAAGATGTAGAAGAAACAGTTTGGAGATATCTTTGTACTGCTCGTTTATCTGGTGTAACAGAAGCGCGTAATTCTCTATTACCTGTGAAAAATGATCCTCGGAAAATCATGCGGTCTGTATATGATTTATTTGCGGGTAATTGTACAACTGATGATGTTTTGAATGTGGGTAAATTGGGAGGATTAAAAGGTAATTTTTACAATCATCTTTATTTAGGTTTGTATTTTGAATCTGAGGGTAATTTGGAGTTAGCTCAAGAGTATATTGTTAAAGCTGCTGATAATTACAAAATTGATGATTATATGTGGTATTTGGCGGTGGTTCATAAACAGGTGAGAGGATGGGTTTGA
- a CDS encoding Rieske (2Fe-2S) protein — MAWTKILEANALSSGAREVVKVGNRNILVLNHENQLYAVENTCPHLKLPMKSGKIQNGAIVCSFHRSAFDLNTGEVKTWCPWPPGVGKLLSMVSEAKTLPVFPLRVEDGNILIDVPE, encoded by the coding sequence ATGGCCTGGACAAAAATTCTGGAAGCAAACGCCCTATCCTCTGGTGCGCGAGAAGTTGTAAAAGTAGGGAACAGAAATATTTTGGTGTTAAACCACGAAAATCAGCTTTATGCCGTGGAAAATACCTGCCCCCACCTAAAATTACCCATGAAATCCGGTAAAATCCAAAATGGAGCCATTGTTTGTTCTTTCCACCGCAGTGCTTTTGACCTGAACACTGGTGAAGTCAAAACCTGGTGTCCGTGGCCACCTGGAGTCGGTAAATTATTATCAATGGTTTCCGAAGCCAAAACCCTGCCAGTATTTCCTCTTCGTGTAGAAGATGGCAATATTTTGATTGACGTGCCAGAGTAA
- a CDS encoding MEKHLA domain-containing protein, which yields MTSMIEFPWQQEAIIIHSQRILNSFQYWLGYSVLDVSGSPLEIAQALFAAPFVLASQGTEVNPILNYGNRKALAQWEMSWEEFTRTPSRNTAEAVLQPERNRLLADAATKGFSYFSGVRITSTGKRFQIEDGIVWNILNEQNQYCGQAGMFSKCEFI from the coding sequence ATGACTAGCATGATTGAATTTCCTTGGCAGCAAGAGGCTATAATCATTCACAGCCAACGCATCCTCAACAGTTTTCAGTATTGGCTAGGATATTCTGTGTTGGATGTCAGTGGTTCACCTTTGGAAATAGCTCAAGCACTGTTTGCAGCACCTTTTGTTTTAGCATCTCAAGGTACAGAAGTAAATCCAATTTTGAATTATGGGAACCGCAAAGCTTTAGCACAATGGGAAATGTCTTGGGAGGAATTTACCCGCACACCTTCACGGAATACAGCTGAAGCGGTACTACAGCCAGAAAGAAACCGCTTGTTAGCGGACGCAGCAACTAAAGGCTTTAGCTATTTTTCTGGTGTGCGAATCACCAGCACAGGTAAACGTTTTCAAATTGAAGATGGTATTGTCTGGAATATTTTGAATGAACAAAATCAGTATTGTGGTCAAGCTGGTATGTTCTCTAAATGTGAATTCATTTAG
- a CDS encoding TRAFAC clade GTPase domain-containing protein gives MHELKITMLGPSGVGKTSLLTAMYEQFESNIGKTNLQLTPDLDSSALLQERLAELKTLPDSFETKGWMQNTEDYKSFFFELGKKGAKPSLKLHFQDYPGEYLNSKSPREEKERVENFVNQSAAVIIAIDTPALMEKNGYWHDLINKPQMITNIFQRAYRDIDSPRLVIFAPVRCEKYLQNEQSISELINQIEIGYAKLLDDLKTELLLAKVAVVVTPVQTVGSVLFSRIEMNGNNPLFIFRKTSHDAKYNPKDSEQPLRYLLRFLLKLHLEKKNWGFFNVIRDLFGVDNHLKNAVREFAKGCKNNNGFAVLQGDIWLNID, from the coding sequence ATGCACGAATTGAAAATTACCATGCTAGGGCCTAGTGGTGTGGGTAAAACAAGCCTTTTAACTGCTATGTATGAGCAGTTTGAGAGCAATATAGGTAAAACTAATCTACAACTTACACCTGATTTAGATAGTTCAGCACTTCTGCAAGAACGTTTAGCAGAACTAAAAACTCTTCCTGACAGTTTTGAAACTAAAGGATGGATGCAGAATACAGAAGACTACAAATCTTTCTTTTTTGAACTTGGTAAAAAGGGTGCTAAACCTTCTTTAAAACTGCATTTTCAAGACTACCCTGGTGAATATCTCAATTCTAAAAGTCCTCGTGAAGAAAAAGAACGAGTTGAAAATTTTGTCAATCAATCTGCTGCGGTAATTATTGCTATTGACACTCCTGCTTTAATGGAAAAAAATGGGTATTGGCATGATTTAATTAATAAACCACAAATGATCACCAACATCTTTCAAAGAGCCTATAGAGATATTGATTCCCCCAGATTAGTGATATTTGCACCTGTGAGATGCGAAAAGTATTTGCAAAATGAACAAAGTATTTCTGAACTAATTAATCAGATAGAAATTGGATATGCTAAATTACTTGACGACTTAAAAACAGAATTACTGCTTGCTAAAGTAGCAGTGGTTGTTACACCTGTACAAACAGTTGGTAGTGTACTTTTTTCTCGAATTGAAATGAATGGTAATAATCCACTATTTATCTTTCGCAAAACTAGCCATGATGCTAAATATAATCCTAAAGATAGTGAACAACCGCTGAGATATCTTTTACGCTTCTTGCTAAAACTTCATCTGGAAAAGAAAAATTGGGGTTTCTTCAATGTTATCCGCGATTTATTTGGTGTAGACAATCATCTTAAAAATGCAGTGCGTGAATTTGCTAAGGGATGCAAAAATAATAACGGTTTTGCAGTGCTACAGGGTGATATTTGGCTAAATATTGATTAG
- a CDS encoding thiol-disulfide oxidoreductase DCC family protein, translating to MNYYVIYDGQCNLCVTLVQLLENLDQGKLFRYISMQDEQILSAWGITTQDCEQGMILIDANSSSRRWQGSDAAEEIGRLLPLGSLFVEAYRALPGVKWLGDRFYEQIRDHRYTLFGKRADTYQSAYCIDGNCKIGNDS from the coding sequence ATGAATTATTACGTAATTTATGATGGTCAATGTAATCTGTGTGTTACTTTAGTGCAGTTGCTAGAAAATCTAGACCAGGGAAAACTATTTCGCTACATCTCCATGCAAGATGAACAGATATTATCCGCATGGGGAATTACCACCCAAGATTGTGAACAGGGTATGATTTTAATAGATGCTAATAGTTCCTCAAGACGTTGGCAAGGCAGCGATGCGGCTGAAGAAATTGGGCGACTATTGCCACTAGGTAGTTTATTTGTAGAGGCTTATCGTGCCTTACCGGGGGTGAAATGGCTAGGAGATAGGTTTTATGAACAAATCCGGGATCATCGCTATACCCTGTTTGGTAAACGTGCTGATACCTATCAATCTGCATATTGCATAGATGGTAACTGCAAAATTGGGAATGATTCATAA
- the uvrB gene encoding excinuclease ABC subunit UvrB: MTEFSLQAPFTPTGDQPQAIAQLVASIQAGNRYQTLLGATGTGKTFSIAAVIEKVGKPTLVLAHNKTLAAQLCNELREFFPHNAVEYFVSYYDYYQPEAYIPVTDTYIEKTAAINDEIDMLRHSATRSLFERRDVIVVASISCIYGLGMPAEYLKAAIPLQIGMEVNQRQILRDLTSVQYSRNDVEMGRGKFRVRGDVLEIGPAYEDRIIRVEFFGDEIDAIRYVDPVTGEIISSLQAVNIYPARHFVTPEERLEVACADISAELKQQKLTLEELGKLVEAQRIDQRTRYDLEMLREVGYCNGVENYSRHLAGRQAGEPPECLIDYFPKDWLLVIDESHVTVPQIRGMYNGDQARKKVLIDHGFRLPSAADNRPLKVEEFWQKANQCIFVSATPGNWEIEISEDHIVEQVIRPTGVIDPEIFVRPTEGQVDDLLGEIKDRVELKERTLITTLTKRMAEDLTEYLEDKGVKVRYLHSEINSIQRIEILQDLRIGKFDVLVGVNLLREGLDLPEVSLVAIMDADKEGFLRAERSLIQTIGRAARHIRGKAIMYADKLTDSMIKAIDETDRRRGIQTAYNKLHGITPQPIVKKSSNAILSFLDVSRRLNSGDLKVVDEHLDELSLEDIPELITLLEKQMKEAAKKMEFEEAAKLRDRIKHLRDKMLGR, from the coding sequence ATGACGGAATTTAGTCTTCAGGCTCCTTTTACTCCCACTGGTGATCAACCACAGGCGATCGCCCAACTTGTAGCCAGCATTCAAGCAGGTAATCGTTACCAAACTTTACTGGGTGCGACGGGAACCGGTAAGACGTTTTCTATCGCCGCAGTGATTGAAAAAGTTGGTAAACCTACCTTAGTCTTAGCGCACAACAAAACCCTAGCGGCTCAGTTGTGTAACGAGTTGCGGGAATTTTTTCCTCACAACGCCGTTGAGTATTTTGTCAGTTATTACGACTATTACCAACCGGAAGCGTATATTCCCGTTACAGACACATATATAGAAAAAACAGCGGCGATTAATGATGAAATAGATATGTTGCGACATTCCGCCACTCGTTCTCTGTTTGAACGTCGTGATGTCATTGTTGTTGCTTCCATTAGCTGCATTTACGGTTTAGGAATGCCGGCTGAATACCTCAAAGCCGCAATTCCACTACAGATAGGTATGGAAGTTAACCAAAGGCAGATTTTACGAGATTTGACATCTGTGCAGTATAGCCGCAACGATGTAGAAATGGGTCGGGGAAAATTTCGCGTTCGCGGTGATGTGTTAGAAATTGGACCTGCTTACGAAGATAGAATTATTAGAGTCGAATTTTTTGGTGATGAAATTGACGCAATACGTTATGTTGACCCGGTAACTGGAGAAATTATCAGTAGTTTGCAAGCAGTAAATATTTATCCTGCGCGTCACTTTGTCACCCCAGAAGAACGTTTAGAAGTCGCTTGTGCAGATATTTCCGCAGAATTAAAACAGCAAAAATTAACATTAGAAGAATTAGGAAAATTAGTCGAAGCCCAACGCATAGATCAACGCACCCGCTACGATTTGGAAATGTTGCGTGAGGTAGGATACTGTAACGGCGTAGAAAATTATTCTCGTCATTTAGCAGGTAGACAAGCGGGAGAACCACCAGAATGTTTAATTGATTATTTTCCCAAAGATTGGTTATTAGTAATTGATGAATCTCATGTTACTGTTCCCCAAATTCGTGGGATGTATAACGGTGATCAAGCACGAAAAAAGGTTTTAATTGATCATGGTTTTCGCCTTCCCAGTGCTGCTGATAATCGTCCTTTGAAAGTAGAAGAATTTTGGCAAAAGGCTAATCAATGTATTTTCGTTTCTGCTACGCCGGGAAATTGGGAAATAGAAATTTCTGAAGATCATATAGTTGAGCAAGTAATTAGACCAACTGGAGTAATAGACCCAGAAATTTTTGTTCGTCCCACAGAAGGACAGGTTGATGATTTATTAGGAGAAATTAAAGATAGAGTTGAACTGAAAGAAAGAACCCTAATTACCACGTTAACCAAACGCATGGCGGAAGATTTAACGGAATATTTGGAAGATAAGGGAGTTAAAGTTAGATATTTGCATTCGGAAATTAATTCGATTCAGAGAATTGAGATTTTACAAGATTTGAGAATTGGTAAATTTGATGTTTTAGTGGGTGTAAACTTACTGCGGGAAGGTTTGGATTTACCGGAAGTTTCTTTAGTTGCAATTATGGATGCAGATAAAGAAGGTTTCTTACGTGCTGAACGTTCTTTGATTCAAACTATTGGCCGGGCTGCGCGTCATATTCGCGGAAAGGCGATTATGTATGCTGATAAGTTAACAGATAGCATGATTAAAGCTATTGATGAAACTGATAGAAGAAGGGGAATTCAAACAGCATATAATAAGCTGCACGGAATTACACCACAACCGATTGTCAAAAAATCAAGTAATGCGATTTTATCATTTTTAGATGTCTCGCGGCGGTTAAATTCAGGTGATTTAAAGGTGGTGGATGAACATTTAGATGAATTATCTTTAGAAGATATTCCAGAGTTAATAACGCTGTTAGAAAAACAGATGAAGGAAGCAGCGAAAAAGATGGAATTTGAAGAAGCTGCAAAATTGCGTGATCGCATTAAGCATCTCAGGGATAAAATGTTGGGTAGATGA
- a CDS encoding rhomboid family intramembrane serine protease, with translation MVPLKDNNPAEITPYVTYGLIIANVLAFLYETSLPPQALNGFLHLAAVVPRELSLSFAGNSVNQPVPEWVTLITAQFLHGGFLHLAGNMLFLWVFGNNVEDKLGHFKYLVFYLSCGVLASLTQWYFAQNSNIPSLGASGAIAGVMGAYIIRFPKAEILAVLPLGIFFPTFRVPAYFFLGFWFIQQAFYGIASLEAPTNIGMEGGGIAYWAHAGGFIFGAILGPLLGLFTDKS, from the coding sequence GTGGTTCCCCTTAAAGACAACAATCCTGCGGAAATTACGCCTTATGTGACTTATGGGCTAATTATTGCCAATGTCCTCGCTTTTCTTTATGAAACAAGTCTTCCTCCTCAAGCATTAAATGGGTTTTTGCATTTAGCGGCTGTAGTCCCACGAGAACTTTCTTTAAGCTTTGCAGGTAATTCTGTAAATCAACCAGTACCAGAATGGGTAACTTTAATTACGGCGCAATTTCTCCACGGTGGTTTTTTGCACTTGGCTGGAAATATGTTGTTTCTCTGGGTTTTTGGCAACAATGTAGAAGATAAGTTAGGTCATTTTAAATATTTAGTCTTCTATTTATCTTGCGGTGTTTTGGCATCATTAACCCAATGGTACTTTGCTCAAAATTCTAATATTCCTTCTTTGGGAGCAAGTGGAGCTATTGCAGGTGTAATGGGTGCATACATTATTCGTTTTCCCAAAGCGGAAATTCTGGCTGTACTGCCTTTAGGTATTTTCTTCCCAACTTTTCGAGTTCCTGCATATTTCTTTTTAGGATTTTGGTTTATCCAACAAGCTTTTTACGGAATCGCTAGTTTAGAAGCACCTACCAACATTGGTATGGAAGGTGGCGGTATTGCTTACTGGGCGCACGCAGGTGGTTTTATTTTTGGGGCGATTCTCGGTCCTTTGTTGGGTTTGTTCACTGATAAGTCCTAG